The Alnus glutinosa chromosome 3, dhAlnGlut1.1, whole genome shotgun sequence nucleotide sequence TATGTCCGCGCTTGTCTTAAAAGTAATGTATgctttgaatttgaattgttcTTATACCTAGTAATGCTACCAATTGACTCACATTTAGAACAGGATGAAAGATGCATgagaataatttatttatttttttcactttttatatgcTCTCCTCAACATCTCtttgaatttggatttgaaaCCAAAGCATGTCCTTTTACCTTTTACCTTTTACTAATGTTTATTGGATGATGCTAAAAAGTATGATAGGGTATCTTCTTTTCTCAGTTATATTGTCACATTTTACAATGAGGAATACTTAAAGTCAGGAGCCGTAGAAGGAAGATTGGAGGAAccatctattttattatttgtcaAACATATAATTTACATATGTGATACTAAGATCCAACATAATGTCCAATAACTTCTACTTTTAACACTAACCTGGTGGGATAAACtaagaatttattttcatacaCTCCAATACTTATTTTTCTGTGTTTAAAtcaaatatttagaagatatatattactaaaaatatttGAGACTATTTGCAGGTGGAGGATATGTGGTAACTCCTGTCAACCAAGGGAAACAGTCTCTTGTAAAACACATGCTTGCTATTGATTGGAAGTTTTGGAAATTGTATCTGCGTCCATCATCTGCAAGATCCATAACTATCCGTATGCTTGAGAGAGTCGCTGGTACCCTTCTATTACTTGATAAGAATTTCACTTTATATTCATTATAGTTTTTCCATACTTCAATtgttctacaatttttttttgacaatttctTCTTTTGCGATTTTCAGCGTTAAGAGAGCTGTTCAGGGCCAAAGCAGGAAATCATTCCTCTGAATTCTCATCTGGAGAATTGCCCCAGAGTGAAAAGGATAATATTAAGACTGAAGTTCAGTTCCCAATAGAAATTAGGAAGATTGAGGAGGTCATTTCGATAGAAGATCATATGGAAATACCACCCTCTGGCCGTCCAAGTTTGATGGGACTAAATGATGCTGCTGATGAGTTCTTTGATGTTTTTGAACCAGAAGACTATGACCATTTGGAGAATGAGTGGCCTTGCAGCTTCGGTGAAGAAAAAGAACACTCTCCTGTACTTACTAGTCTCCAAgactaaattttaatttctagaAGTAGTTTAAATTAACTTCACAGACTTGGACTTTGCTTCTATTAGTCTCCTATCTCAAGTTTTGTTCACTGTTCATGCATATGATTTTGCTGCTATCAGGGTGTATTTTAAACTTGTGGCCAGCAACATATAGTTGTTTTAGATAGTTGAGGTTAAAATATGCCTTTTGTTATTTACTACAGTAATTATTTTAACATGTCATTTGACAACTATTTATCAGGCAACCATTCTTCTTATGGCTAGTTCCAATGTCCTGGTTAtggaattttgtttttggtacTTTATGTTAGGTCTTCAGTTTGTCCTCTGACATCATGGTCTTTTTTTCTGATGAACCTTGATGACCGAACTGGAGATAACTAAATGCATCCAGTGTTTTTAGCATGTATTTTTCATTATGTAGGGAAAATTTTAGTATGATAATTCAATGCTGGTATGATTCTTTGATAAACTTACCTCGTTTAATCAACTTAAGAGTACTTAAATGAAGGATAGAAAGATCTTCTACACTTATTTATTTACATTTGGTATGATTGAAATATTGATGATAAGAAATGTTTGGTTGTCGTGTCCCTTTAGAATAAGAGGTATGGTGAATGTTCTTGAGAAGAAGAGACTTTGGAAAACTTGATTTTTGTGGTTATTTGCTTGTTCACTTCCAGTGAGAATTTTTGTTGAATCAATCCTTATCGTGCACTTTATATTATCAAATTGGTCTTGAGATAAGATTTACTGTAAAGATCTCATTGCCTTAATAGCTTTTATCTACTGTACGAGTTACTTCATTTGTTTCATCAATTATATTCTCATTCTATTCGTAAGTGTCAAATATTGTTTGTTGACTTTGTTTTCAACATCATGTGCAGAATAAATACCCGCCTAAACTTTCATCAGCTGCTAGCTTTGTGAAAAAATTGCATGATATTGCAGGTCAGTCTTGTCTTGTTATGGTAGCCCCTTTTTTATATGATCAAGTGATGGACCATGTGTAAATTGTTTGTTTAGATTATTTTCTGATTGAGAAATGAAACTTCCTTATGGTGCAGTTCATAAGAAGGGGTACAtggacttacaagagttggccAGGGAAGATAGCGTATCATGCTCTTATGGAGCCACTCTTCAGAAAGACCCAAGCTGTACTTTACCTTGCAGTTGGGCAACAGCTGATCCTTCTTCATTTTTAGTACGTGGAGAAAATTATTTACAAGACCGTCAAAAGGTACTCTTTTAGTTCTAACTATTGATTGAGAATTGAATGACATAGATTATTCGAAAGCTTATAACATGTATCAATATTGACATGCATCAAAACTGTAATTACACAAACAAAATTCTCTCTGACTTTGAATTGAATGGCACTGTCTTACGAGGCTTCAGAAGAAAGAGATTAAATTGCCCACAAATGATTTTATGAAGTTTTACTATGCATGTACTTTtcttattataaattttatgatcatcatcatcttggtaaagaatgagaaagacGATTACGAGTCTAACAAGTGGGATAAGGACCATGTTGCTTGAATAAGATTTATTCTTCACTTCCCTTATCCAGCCTAAAAAATCTGAATAAGGACCACTACTACATATCCATTTTCTTAAGCCCAAACCAAGATTAAAAAAATCTCTTACAACATTGGTTCGAGACTCTCAAGTCAAACATTCATAGTCCTTAGTATATCTAGATATCaatgtattttgttttaaaatgatACTTTCAGTTTTCTGGACTAAATTATTCTCTCTACTCCAGATTAAGGCAAAAGGCACCTTGATGCAAATGGTTGGTGCGGATTGGGTAAGATCTGACAGGCGAGAAGATGATCTTGGTGGTCGACCCGATAGTATTGTTCAGGTTTGACCTCTCATTATATGAACATTTCTAATGATTCAGAGTTAATTGATAGCAAGCATCTCTACAAACTGTCGCACAGATTTACATAAGTGTGCTCTATGATATGATTGAAGAGTCATTCTTCTAATGAAAGCTAATTGATTCATCCAGAAATATGCAGAACAAGGTGGACCAgaattcttcttcattgttaGCATACAGGTGAGCTTCATTCAAATTATTAAGCATCATCATCATTGATATTCAGAATTTTATTGTAAACTACCATGAATCAGGTCCCTGGTGCGACCACATACACCTTGGCACTATATTACATGATGAAAACTCCTTTGGAAGACAATCCGTTGCTACACAATTTTGTCAATGGAGATGATGCTTTTAGGAATTCAAGATTTAAACTCATACCTTATATTTCTAAGGTTAGTAAGAACTCGGttcacacaaaataaaaaataaaataaaataaaaaatcgtagAATCAGGTGGCGGTGTTTTTCACATTTTGCAttgcatgcattttttttttcttattttccattAGGGATCATGGATAGTTAAACAGAGTGTTGGAAAGAAAGCTTGCTTGGTGGGTCAAGCGCTTGAAATACATTATTCTCGTGGAAAAAACTATTTAGAGGTAAGTTAACTAAACTTTATAATCATGTTGTCGCCTCCACTTCCATGATtactcactcactctctctctctctctctctcacacacacacacacccacaatAGTGTGCTAACTGACATGGCATACAACTTTCAAGATCCTTTTATGATAATGAACTTCGGCTGATTCTTATGTGATGAAATGGTAACAACCTTACATTATGTCTGAAACCAGCTTGGAATCGATGTTGGATCTTCAACAGTGGCAAGGGGGGTGGTTAGTCTTGTTCTTGGATACCTGAACAAATTGGTCATAGAAATGGCATTTTTGATACAGGTAAAGCAATCAAACTTTCATAACATATACATGTATAGTCATACATATGTAGCCATTCACGATAAGACCCAATTTTTACACCAAAAGATGCAATGGAACAGTTTATGACACTAAAAATGCTATaaggaataaaaataaaggCCTCAATCGAGTTCAGATCCGAAAGACGGGCCATGAGCAAATGAAAAGTGGATTAGGGAGAGTATTAGTAGTTGTATTGTTGCTACATTAGGTGAAATCACTAGGAGGAAATAAGTTATCCATATGTATATAACCCAAAAGGCAAATTTTGCAGGGCAACACAGACGAGGAGCTCCCAGAGGTACTTCTTGGAACATGTCGAATTAATCATCTGGATGCATCCAAATCGGTCCtgataaaaccctaattttcacCTTCAAATTTTTTCCATCCACTTATGATTCCAGGGTGGGACAGTGCAATTTGTAAAGCACTGGTTCATTAATTGTGCTTCAGTTCAGTCTTCAATTTATTCTTTGTGATTGGTACTATTTGTATAGTGTACATCATCATTTTTGTTTACATGTAATGTTTATCATATTACTAATCAATAATATAGAGTGCAAACATATTAACCCTTTAACTGGTTGAGTAATGTTAGACctacaactcttttacaacttgctgacacatgtcatcatgtGATTGGAGCCATGTCACCTCTTAAAAATCTGTTACTATTCCTGCTGACCCTACTGCCACCACCATCACACATCACATTTTTTCCATTACCCGCTGCAAATCACCACTGTATTACCACTAGCCAAAATCAACATCACAGTCACACCAACCATGTCTTTCAGTCTCTGGATGTGGCAGCAAACATTGCATTATGCACATGCATTACATGCACAAGATGATGTGATCATATAAAGtcataaataaatatgattGCATGTTAGGTCATATTTGGAGGCTCCATAGAATTTTGCACTAGCTATTGGGGTTGTGCCGCTGTGGCCACATGATAATCTCTTCCCACAAGACATGCTTCATGGCCCGTCTCCACTTCTTCAGCCCACGGACTGATACAAATATTAGCTAGAATTCACTATTAAAAATTGGCTAGCAAAATGAGGGTATACACTAACTTATATACGCATGATTAAGATTGCAGTTAAGTCATATGAAACACTTGGGATCgtaacacacacaaaaaaaaaaaaaaaaaaaaaaaaaaaccttgtcgAAGAAATGCTCTGCTTGAATCCAGAGAAAACATTCTGAAAATGCTGGATATATGAATGGTtaagaaatatgaaaacatgGGAGTTCTAAAAACATTTGTATATAATGTGACTCAATAAACTTGTTGGGCCAAGGTTCAACGAGCAGATAACTTACCAATTCATTTTGGGTTGAGATTGGGCAACTTGTTGGACCAGGGCCCAAGTTCAAGTACCACAGATTGGGCAAATTGGGTTACTTGGTCACCGACAGGGCGACAACATCAACTGAACAAGGGAGTCCCTACTTGTGGGCCAAGATGGCGCCAATGCATTTATTGTGGATGTGGATGTGGATGTTGAATTTAGATCCTCTCcgtttcatttaaaatggagagaatcttctccatttgaaatggagaggatcctgttATGTGGATGTTAAAGAggaatttcaaaagaaaaatgatataaatatatttattattcattttatttttaaattcattgtTAAATTTATATGACCCACATTagattctaaaaattcaataatagatttaaaatttaattgtacGAAGATACGTAGGGATTAGAAATTCAGCAATATGTGTATGTTACTAcccatttcaaattttgaagccATAATTTtgaattcaacatttttttttcctttcaaagaGTTAATTAGTTTAGTGGATAGACTTTTTAGTGCCATTAGAAGGATATGtggtcattttcttttttcaccaaGAGCATGATAGTTAGAGTATGTTTGGCTCTGCGATTTTGCAAGTTAAACACACAcatttaaacaaaattgcaaaaagtGTCTTATCTGAGAAtgtacttgaaaaaaaaaaaaaaaaaaaaaaaaaaaatagacaatatTAAAAGCCGAACCACAATTTTACCAAATGCGTAAttgggtttttaaaaatcacattttcattaACTAcgttcattttttgttttttctttcaaaaccgaCACTTGATATCATAAGTAATTTTCCTTATCAGGTGATAAACACAACTCTTCCAACAATCGAAAAGTTACGTCCTTCATTTCACAATAATTtgatacacacacatatatgcaTCCACATAATGCATACCGACAGATTTGGATGGCAATATTCTAGTTTCAAAGTTAAAggaattaggattttttttttttttttttttcctttcttcttttcagaTAATAGGAACTACCGACATATGTTTGAACCGTATTTACAGCAATTTAACAATGCTTTAGAAAAATTCCTAGAAATTAAACCAtgtcaacaaaaaaaagaaaaaagaaaaaggcaataAATATGTGGGAAGCCACTCCTCCCTTGCCATTGTCTATTGTCTACAGAGTGACTTTTTTAAGAGGCGTGGGAAGGCACTCTTCGTTACACCAATTTCGGCACTTGGATTGATGGCTGCCCTTTGAAACTTTGAATCCCAATTCCAATCACATATTTAATTTTACCCGAAACAAACCCTCTATCATCCATCACAAAACCCTGCATTTTCAGGTCAAATGCGTCATTCAACCACACCCCGGCATCAAATCTCGGTGGTTGTCTCCACGTTTTACCCACTGATTGAGGCACCCACGTGGCACATGCCCacatctcaattttatttttttttagtattattttagCAATTTGTATGTTGTTTTCTAAATAAAATCTCACATGGAATATCGCTTTCATTCTCCCTCTTCCCGGCGCCTATAACGGTGCTCATAATGCGGGTATTATTTTCCAGGTCACCGTCACGATTGCGTTTTATGAAAATCATATTACCACGTGCTTCTCTCACATGCTCTTGTTTCGTTCTTCTTTGCTTTATTACATGACAGCGTGGCTTAAcatcgaaatatatatatatatagtattaattaattaaacctaataatggaaaaaaaaaaaaaaaaaaaaaaatcacattcatTTTGTTCAAGATTTCATtgataattcaaaaataaaaaattatgagcgTACGTGCCTCCAATTAATATAAGAGATTTcctaaataatataaaagagtTCCTCAGACATATTGTcaacaaaaccaataaaatttagagaatatttagttatattttttgaCAATTAAATAGTTGTaagaaaagctttaaaaaaaaaaggttgttaaGATATATACATCTGTTTTTATAATAAGCGATTTACAAATTGACGTGTCAATCCATGTAACATTTAataactaaacaattaaattttattgtttaattttttcactCAAGTTGTGTCATGTGACACTCAAGCGGTCTACAACACAAATTTGTAAGTAATTGTAATAAAAGCCGtggaattttaatttattttttttaagaaaaaaaaaaaaaactcaaaaacatttttttaacatttttctttgtgtATATGATTAAATACTAGATAACGACCATAAATAAGATATCTTAACTTTTAtattaattcatccaaaatgaAAGTAATAATTGATTAAAAGATTTTGAAAATCTCAAACGGAAATCCGGAGAACAACGGAAAACCGTTGGAGTAACGGAGTCACGAGAGTCAAAAATAGACGCACCGACGCGTTAGTGCTTATCATGCATGGGATTCTGTTCCGGTGACGTAATGTAGCCGGTAAGAGCCCGGTGGTCAGGCACTGCCACCTGCTACACCCGGTTAGCCTGTCGGTGGACACGAGTGTCGGCACCGACACGCTAGATTCAGTCCCGGtcgtttctatttttattttcctcttcttttttttttttttgacgagCCTCGAAAGTTCCGTACTTTATCTACGtgctttcttttttggatgCATCGCGGAGTAGGGGAATATGGTGAGTGTCAAATTTAAATGCATTAATTGGTGGATGTGGGACCACGTTTTGCTTTCAGTTTGCCAAAGCTGCATGTGACTTACGACCAATGAAAATGAAGATAATGATAAGGATCACGTGCTGTGCTGCAGGTTTGCACCTACTAGATGCTGACGTTTCAACCTGTAAATCACATcccacaaaattaataaaacagtATTAACCATGTATTATATAgagggataattgcactattggttCCTGTagtatgctataattatttttcactccttatgatttaaaaagtacatgggagatccttgtggtatgtaataattacaaatcgatccctggcgtcaaattctgttaaaatttttaacagatttcgtcaaatgccacgtcagtaccacgtgtcgccatcttattggtgacacatggcgctgacatgtccaatcttaaaaaaatagcataaatttattaaaaaataaataaaaatacttatttttaaaaaaaaaagaaaaaagaaaaatgggggcaagggggtggcccagccaccccaagcctgcccttttttctttttcttttttctctttttttttaaataagtttatttatttattttttaataaatttatattttttttattaagatggcgacacgtgttgtTGACGTGTAAGGCTaatagattccgtcaaaattgtggacgaaaaatcgacccagggagtaaaacgtaattattgcataccacagggacctctcatgaactttttaaaccataaggagtgaaaaataattatggcataccacagtgaccaacggtgcaattatcccttatatGAATAATAACTTATGGCAATTGTTTTCTTCCCAATTGGGtggaaaataaatttataagatTGTAAAATATATTACGATCACGTGAAAAttacctattttttttaataatattagcatagttagaataaaatttattaaggctctatttaaaatttatctccttattctcttcttttattttcacttctctaaaaaacatcaacttcaagacattcttaacttttttttactttttatattacatcaactctttattattactatttaaataaaagaaaaaaaaaaccctacaatacaattttttttcaatttccatataaattattggagaaaagatataaaaaaataatttttaaaaaaaaaaaaaaaaaaaaaaaaaacactccttacaCACCCACCCTCTCACATAGGGTGGAGCCCATGTGGTGTGAGTCTCACCTCATGTGAAATGGTGGATATGTAAAGGGTGTGCAAGGAATGTTTTTATAACACTCTccaaattatttcaactttatatcacatcaatcaaattttacaatcattaaaaaaaaaaatccttcccCAATATGAGAGAATGGAGAATTTCAAATAGGGCCTAAAAGAGtatgagaaaacttcacttattacgctctgatttttcatcacttttgcaattatacccttaaaatttaaaaagtatcaatttagtgtatctatctttcaattttttccaatttcaaccctccgttagaatttttcgttaaatcctaacaaatggGTGTTAacatttctaaaatacccctatttttttaagggaaaaaaaacaaaaattacgaGGATTTAGTCGTTACTCAatatttaacggaatttacaaaaataccaatgtttgaatctttgatttgtttcattttttcaaaaagaaaaaatattgatattttgaaaattttgataggatttaacataaaatcTTAACGAATAGgtgacattaaaaaaattgaaagataaatacactaagttgacatttttttaagtttaagagtatgattgtaaaagtaataaaagatcaaTGGTGATAACTTGTAAGTGAAGTTAACTTTGCGTGAGATGTTATCCATCATTGAATATGTGAGACCACATGAGAACAACATTCAATGATGCATTCGCCCATTTCTTTATATGGAGATGAATAAGAGatttataaaatatgaaaagtaaaCATCTCACCGATTTTATAAACTATTAGagaagtttcattttttttatttttttattatttaggtCTAGAAACTTTTCTTAATAACAATATAACACTTTTTCctcatctcttttgttttttgtttttaaaatacaaatattaacaaacacaaaacgcaaaaaaatatttgtatctTCAGGttacatcaaaatacttttttcgaaaaaaaagaagaaaaaactctCTAAAAACTTGCAAACAGTATAAAATTTCAattctgattttaaaaattcaacacctaaacaaaccattaacaataaaaaaatttctgatttcttgCTTCTTGGGGTGTTTTTCATTTGTTAGGGCAAATTGTCAGcccattaataataataaaaatattgaaaattataattatgacacccccccccccccccccccccccccaaaaaaaaaaaaaaaaaacccaacaggATTTTGTCACTTTACAATGTTATGTATTTTAGCTAATCAAAaacattattatatttattattttttcaatacaaactacaattgattttttattccaaattatattttctttaaatattatttgccaacatttttattaatattttcttaaaccgagcgagaaaaagagaaataattgtaacaaaaaataaatgagaataagataaattaataaaaaaaaataataaacaatgtATAGTGTTTGcctaaaatagctaatcaaaaagaaaaacatatgtTTTAGCTAAGGAAAAAACAAACAGATGGACATGATTTTGTCCTCGTATATAACTAAATATACACAATATGACGGTTTTAGAGCatttgctggagatgctctaacatATGAGAAATTTTATACACTTTTATTTTCACTCTCAAAAGCATATTTTTTgacatgacaataaaaattaacattagaTGATGTGTCTTTGGCACCATCAGAAAATTCATTTTGTCTTTTCAAAATTCTGACAAACCTTTGCATTCCTTaacaatatgaaaaaaaaaaaaaaaaaaaaaaaaaaaaaaaggattttttttggttctttctaAAAGACAACATTTTTACCTCAatgatttgaagaaaaaagaatgtatAAGCTTATTGAggatgttttctttgtttttattcaaattataaagtttaatatcactaagtctatcacaaaaatattatattgcCTTCTTGCTGCTGACCGACAGGGGCTTACGGTTTAATACAAGAATGTTTTTATTCCACATTAATGAAAACTTGAAATATCAAATTGTTCAAACATactatattttgataaatataatTGTTtacttttgtttatatttttatattaaaataattgtaatGTTATTTTATGTTCAATTTATCTAGAGGAGGAAGAATTGTAATTGTGTAGTTCCCACCTCAATGTATCTTGttgttgtaccattgttgtaCATTGTGAGTATTTTGATAATTCCTCTAGAAAATATGAAGCAAAATTGTGCCATAGAAATCCAAAAATGGATTTCACCCCGGTTGGAGTGATTAAGATAAATTGAGATGCATCAATAAATACTTCAGACAAAAAGATGGGTGTGCGGACAATTGTTAGAGACTACAAGGGGAATGTATTGGCATTTTTGTACTCCTATAAACCGTTTATAATTCACACAACAATAGTTAAAGCATATACAACTGGAAAAATTGTAGAGTTTAGCAAAGATTTAGGTTtacaaaatataattattgaaGGGGATGCTCTAGGGGTTCTCTATGCTATGCATAATGAAAGTTGTTGTTGGAGTTGATATGGACAGCTGATTGACTATGCGAAGATTATGAGTGCATGTGTGAGTGCATATTAACCGCCTGCATTCACTATCTGCACATACAGATGCGGAGATTGTTAGCAAAAAGTAATATCCGTGTGTGCAGATGCGGATAGCAGGTTTTAGGTATACAAACGTGGTTATataaccgcatctgcatatcttatatatataatatatatttttgatattttcacATATATTATAGTTAATATACTAAACACAGCATAACGCCATCAAAATTCACTTATGAATGCGTtatatttagacaatttatgttttttattgtatgaatttgtaatattattattattattttttggatttttattttatttttttaatgtttgccGGCTCGATTGTTATGCTAATTGaatcatggataaaaaaaaaaaaaagaaaaaaaaaaaaaaaaaaagaaaaaaaaaaggtatttcttgtgagcattgattattaagaatattttgaagtcaTATCCATgatctctttttaaaaaataaaaaatcgtgaactatatttttaaaataggtCAATTACCTATTTGTGGATAGcgaataataattacaattaACGCGCAAATGCATATAGTTAAAAAAAGGACGTgggtaataatatttaaaacttaaattaaatataaatatgacaAATAACTGCATCCGCATATACACTCTTAATGAAAACATTACTTAATAGTATGCAACCACGGTAAGTGCGACATGCCAAAAGCGTTACAAATGCAACAGCCCATGACGCGGCCGACAATCCAATATAGAATGTTTGAATGGcagattattttgtttttacccATGGCATTGTAATTGGCTGGTGATCGAAATTCTTTGTCTTAATTTTATTGAatgatatgaattttttttataataaaaaagaaaacttttctagttttacttttattttaaagaataagtaaagaaaattcatcaattattttatttttaattttatatttattgtgaCATAGGATCTTAAGATATTTCTCAATACGCCTCTCTTTTTGCTGTTTTTCGACGATAATTCTTCTAGAATTAGGAATTAGGAGTGATTTTTAGACAACAGTAGTTACGGTTCATACGCGGAATGGCCCACAAAAGTCCCTCGGATCACAATTTGTCGCGAACCCATTATCGTACGGCTGTGCAGGGAGGACCCCACAAAAGCTTCCTCCCGGTCCCACCACCACATGATGCGTGCTAAGTATCTTAATCAAGACTAAAAGGTAAATTGAACAATTTCCCCCTGGACACTTTCGTCCAACAAAAGTCAGCAGCAACCACGTGGCGGACATCCATAAGTCCAATTCCACAAAGGAATTAAAACGTAAGCAATGTCCGAATC carries:
- the LOC133863959 gene encoding protein ENHANCED DISEASE RESISTANCE 2-like isoform X1, which produces MGSTQTDDNMEGWLYLVRLNRFGLQYSRRRYFTLKDNCLRCYKTLPTSEREEPVRSAIIDCCIRVTDNGRESINRKVIFIFTLYNTSNNSDQLKLGASSPEESARWIRSLQDAALKEFPNPAKTFMDCSKSKWPSLSRLGGSKSDRKSSMGCTRCSSMHMEAMTSDVIAPSPWKIFGCQNGLRLFKEAKDWDSRGRHWDDHPAIMAVGVLDGTSEAIFRSLMSLGPSRSEWDFCFFRGSVVEHLDGHTDIIQKQLYSDWLPWGMRRRDLLLRRYWRREDDGTYVILYHSVFHKKCQPQRGYVRACLKSGGYVVTPVNQGKQSLVKHMLAIDWKFWKLYLRPSSARSITIRMLERVAALRELFRAKAGNHSSEFSSGELPQSEKDNIKTEVQFPIEIRKIEEVISIEDHMEIPPSGRPSLMGLNDAADEFFDVFEPEDYDHLENEWPCSFGEEKEHSPNKYPPKLSSAASFVKKLHDIAVHKKGYMDLQELAREDSVSCSYGATLQKDPSCTLPCSWATADPSSFLVRGENYLQDRQKIKAKGTLMQMVGADWVRSDRREDDLGGRPDSIVQKYAEQGGPEFFFIVSIQVPGATTYTLALYYMMKTPLEDNPLLHNFVNGDDAFRNSRFKLIPYISKGSWIVKQSVGKKACLVGQALEIHYSRGKNYLELGIDVGSSTVARGVVSLVLGYLNKLVIEMAFLIQGNTDEELPEVLLGTCRINHLDASKSVLIKP
- the LOC133863959 gene encoding protein ENHANCED DISEASE RESISTANCE 2-like isoform X2 codes for the protein MGSTQTDDNMEGWLYLVRLNRFGLQYSRRRYFTLKDNCLRCYKTLPTSEREEPVRSAIIDCCIRVTDNGRESINRKVIFIFTLYNTSNNSDQLKLGASSPEESARWIRSLQDAALKEFPNPAKTFMDCSKSKWPSLRLGGSKSDRKSSMGCTRCSSMHMEAMTSDVIAPSPWKIFGCQNGLRLFKEAKDWDSRGRHWDDHPAIMAVGVLDGTSEAIFRSLMSLGPSRSEWDFCFFRGSVVEHLDGHTDIIQKQLYSDWLPWGMRRRDLLLRRYWRREDDGTYVILYHSVFHKKCQPQRGYVRACLKSGGYVVTPVNQGKQSLVKHMLAIDWKFWKLYLRPSSARSITIRMLERVAALRELFRAKAGNHSSEFSSGELPQSEKDNIKTEVQFPIEIRKIEEVISIEDHMEIPPSGRPSLMGLNDAADEFFDVFEPEDYDHLENEWPCSFGEEKEHSPNKYPPKLSSAASFVKKLHDIAVHKKGYMDLQELAREDSVSCSYGATLQKDPSCTLPCSWATADPSSFLVRGENYLQDRQKIKAKGTLMQMVGADWVRSDRREDDLGGRPDSIVQKYAEQGGPEFFFIVSIQVPGATTYTLALYYMMKTPLEDNPLLHNFVNGDDAFRNSRFKLIPYISKGSWIVKQSVGKKACLVGQALEIHYSRGKNYLELGIDVGSSTVARGVVSLVLGYLNKLVIEMAFLIQGNTDEELPEVLLGTCRINHLDASKSVLIKP